The following DNA comes from Streptomyces sp. NBC_00273.
CCTTGTCTCCGTCGGACCCCAGGCGGTAGCGGGCCGTCTGGTGGCCGGGCGAGCCCAGGTAGATCTCGTTCAGTGCGAGAAGGCGCTGGGTGTCGTCGGCGACGGCCTCGACCATGGTCAGTTCCTCCGCCAGGCTCCCGGCGGCGGTCGCCGCACGCAGTAGCGCGCCCGCGTCGGCGCAGCGGTGTCGGACCAGGACCCCCGGATTGCGCCCCGGGTCGGCGTCGATGCCCACCACCGGCTGTCCGCGCAGATACTTCGCGGTGTTGGCGACCAGGCCGTCCTGGCCGACCACGACCACCACGTCCTCCGGGGCGAACAGGAAGCGGTCCAGGTCCGCCCGCTCCACCCGGGAGTTGCGCCAGGTGAGCGGCACCGCCGCGGCCACCTCCCGAAGCGCCTGGCGCGTGCGCTCGTGCCGGCGGACCACCTCGTCGATCGACCGGCCCCGGCTGGACAGGAAGAACGCGGCCTGTCCGTGCGTCCCGTGCCGGGCGAGCAGCTCCTCGTACTCGGTCCTGCGGTGCACGAGCACCGCCCGCGGGGCCAGGCTCACTCGCCCGTGCCACCTTCCGGGCGTCCGAGCCTGGTGAGGAGCCCGGTGAGGACGTCAGGAGAGACCGTGATGCTCTCGATCCGCGGCAGGTTCTCCGCCAGCCGGGTCGCGGCCAGGGCGTGCAGCGTGCCCGGGCCTGCTTCGTCGTGCACGCGCAGCCAGGCAGCCTGAGCCTCGGCGCGCGCCGCGCCCGTCTCACGCGCCGCCTCGGCGTCCGCGCGGGCCAGGCGGACCTTGCGGGCCGCTTCGGTCTCGGTGCGTATGCCGTCCGCCGCCGCCTTCTCCTCGGCCTCGCGGCGGGCGTTGGTGCCGCGCTGGTCGATCAACTGCTCCTCGCGCCTGGCCAGTTCGATCTGACTGGCCAGCTCGTTCTCGGCGATGGCACGCTCACGCTCGACGGCGACGGCCCGCCGTTCGTAGGTGGCCCGGTCCGCCTCCTGCTGGATCTGCTCGCGTGCCGGGGTGCGCAGGGCGCGCTCCACCTCGGCCTCGGGGCGGATCGCCACGACCCGCACGGCCACCACATCGATGCCGGTGGCCGGGAGCCTGGGCTCGGCGGCGAGACCGGC
Coding sequences within:
- a CDS encoding SPFH domain-containing protein, which encodes MADITRRFGWRHLRSAPTAHIRHHKRGRLVHDGRGLSFWYRSLSAALSEVPVDDRELAMAFHARTSDFQDVAVQATVTYRISDPAEAADRLDFSVDPDTGSWRGAPLEQIATLLTETAQQHTLDVLARTPLAVALVDGVASVRERVAAGLAAEPRLPATGIDVVAVRVVAIRPEAEVERALRTPAREQIQQEADRATYERRAVAVERERAIAENELASQIELARREEQLIDQRGTNARREAEEKAAADGIRTETEAARKVRLARADAEAARETGAARAEAQAAWLRVHDEAGPGTLHALAATRLAENLPRIESITVSPDVLTGLLTRLGRPEGGTGE